A stretch of DNA from Yoonia sp. G8-12:
CGTGATTGGTGCACAGATCGGAACACGGATCGGCGTGAAAATGAAGGCCGAACAATTGCGCATCTGGTTGGCCATCATGGTTCTGGCGGTTTGCGGCAAACTGGCGTTTGATCTGCTCGTGATGCCAACAGAGCTCTACTCGCTCGGCGCGGGGGGCCACTGATGCTGCGTTTGATCATTCTTTTCGCGATGCTTGCGATGCCCGCCAAAGCAGAAGAGATCGTGCTTGGTCTAAGCCGCGATGAGGTTGCGATCACCGCAACATTCGAGGGTTCGGAAATCCTGATTTTTGGCGCGATCAAACGCGATGCCCCTGTCGAGGCTGAAGGCGATCTTGGCGTCATCGTCACCGTAGCAGGCCCCGATAACCCCGTCACGGTACGCAAGAAAGACCGTCGTCTTGGCATTTGGGTCAATGTTGAATCCGTAGATGTCGACATCGCCCCAACCTTCTATGCTGTGGCCACAAACCGACCGCTAGGTGAAATCCTTTCAGCGACCGAAGACCTCAACACGCGGATCAGCACAGAACGCGCTATCCGCTCGATCGGTGCACCTGCTGAAAACGTACAGAACTTTACAGAAGCGTTGATCCGCATCCGTTCGGCGCAGGGCCTCTATCAGACCCTGCCCGAAGGCGTTTCCGTCGCTGAAGAAGCATTGTTTCGCACGCTAATCCCACTGCCTGCAAACCTCACCGAAGGTGAATACACAGCCGAGATATACCTGACCCGTGGCGGACAGATTGTTGATCTCTATACGACGACGATACCCGTCAAGAAAGTTGGCCTGGAGCGCTGGCTCTACAACCTCGCCCACGAAAACCCGTTTCTTTACGGGTTGATGTCGCTGTCCATCGCCATCGCCGCTGGTTGGGGTGCGTCAGCCGTATTCAGCGCCTTCCGGCGCTAACCACGTCCGATATGCGGCATCTTTGTCGCCATCACCATCATCGACTGCACATTCGCCTCTGGCGGCAGTGTCGCCATGTGAAACACCGACCGCGCGACGTCTTCAACGGCCATGCTTGGTAGCGGGTCCAACCCTTGCGCGGCGCGCGTCTTTTCAAGGTTTAGCACCAGATCCGTGCGCGCATTGCCGATATCAATCTGCCCGCAGGCAATATCAAACGCCCGCCCATCAAGTGACAGCGTCTTGGTAAGCCCGCTCACACCGTGCTTGGTTGTCGTGTAACAGACCGACCCCTCACGCGGGGTAAAGGCCGAGATTGACCCGTTGTTGATGATCCGTCCCCCCTGCGGCGTCTGCGCGCGCATCTGGCGAAAGGCGGCGCGGGCGCACAGAAACATCCCCGTCAGGTTCACATCAACGACCTGTTTCCAGTCTGCCAAAGCGATCTGGTCTATGGTCGTCTGGGGGCCGAACATACCAGCGTTGTTGAACAGCACATCAAGATGGCCGAACCCGGCAAAGGCTTCATCCACCGCCGCCTCATCCGTTACATCACACGGCATCAGAACCGCATTTTCATGGGTCACTTCCGCTAGCTTATCTGCACGTCTGGCAATCAAACCAACGCGCCACCCTTGCGCCAGAAAATACTCTGCCGTCACACGGCCGATACCACTGCTGGCCCCTGTTATGATGATGGATTTCATATCTCTTCGCTCCTTAGCTCAAGCGGTGCGGCCGGTACTTCAAGATCATCAACACGCAACACACCTTGCGGGCGCGCCAACCGATTGCGGACAACCCAGCGCAACTGCGTTTCCGCCCGCGTGATTGCCACATAGGCAAGGCGCTTCCAAAGCGGCTGTCCGGCCTCCATACGGCCCATCCGCGAGGCCGCATAGATATCCGGCGCAAAGACCTGCACCGTGTCCCATTGCGAACCTTGCGCCTTATGGATGGTCACTGCGGCCCCGTGCAAAAACGTGGCCCCCATGCGCGCGGCGAAAGGAATGAACGGCTCTTCGTCACCCTCTTGCTCGATCTTCACAATGCTCGCCGCACTGACCTGCGGGTCTTCGGCCCCCATCACATGCAAGCGTGAGAACCCCGGCTTGCGCCCCGGCCCAAGGTAGATGACCTGCGCGCCTTTGATCAGACCGCGCGCCTCTAGATCAAGGCGTTTCTTGCGGTGTTTGAGAGGCAATTCGATGCCATCACAGATCAATGGCTCACCCGCCAACAACTCATCCACGGGCGCGGAAAACGCGGCACGAAACGCATGGATCAGACGAATACGCGTCGCGTTGCGCCACACAAGGCACGGCGAACGCGCCATCAAATCGGCCTCGACCCTTTGTGCCATGACGACACGTTCATCCATCTTTGACGCCTCTTCGACCATCCGCTCAAAGGCATAAAAATCAAGCTGCGGATCAGCCAACGCATGGGCAAGATCAAGGATCGGGTTATCTGCATCCTGCCGGTGAATGCGGTTCAGCGTCAGGACGCGGGGCGCAGGCAGCGTTTCAAACACCATCCCGCCCGAGGATTGCACAGGCGGCAATTGCGCGGGGTCGCCAAACAACAACAGCGTTGGAAAGATTTCCTGCAAGTCTTCGAACTGCTTTTGATCCAGCATCGAACTTTCATCGACAAAACCGATGTCCAGCGCCTCTTCGCGGCGCTTCCAACCAGTGATGAAATCGCTCCCGCGCAGACCCGCAGCAGCCAATGCCGCAGGCACTGATTTGTTGATCTGATAGGACGCAAAGGCGCGATCCAGCGCAATCTCGGTCAGCCCTTCAATCTCGGGCTTTTCGCCCTGCCCCGCCAGCCATTCTGCGACCTTTTCATACTCGGGATCATAGACAGGGGTATAAAGGATGCGGTGGATCGTGGTCGCAGGCACACCACGATTGCGCAACACACTGGCCGCTTTATTGGTGGGGGCCAGAATAGCCAGCGTGCGCCTGTCCTTGCGCTTGCGCCCCTCCCAATCGCCGGAAATGACATCGACACCCGCCTCTTCCAGCGCGTGGTAAAGCTTGGCCAAAAGCATCGTCTTGCCCGATCCCGCCTTGCCAATCACTGCCAGCACCGAGGTGCTGTCAGACTGCGGCGGCTGTAGCAGGTGATCATCCAGATCAACGCCTGATTGCCGCAATGCGGTCGCGATATTATCCCAGGCTTCGGCCTGGTCGTCGGAGAATGTAATCGTGGGCGCGTTCATAGGCGCAACTGTATCTGTACAGTCAGGGCGCTGCTAGCGCATTCGCCAAGATCCAGAACTATGACCGCCGTGGTGGTCCGGCTTTCGTGTTCATGGCAAACATCGCCTCTGGTTCGCTCCAGTGCTGGCGCGTGTCATGGGCAGGGTGTGATGCAATCTCCACCTGCGCGACAAGCTCAGCCTCTTCCAATTGCGCCCGCAATAAAGGCAAATCATTATCACGCGCAAAACTGCGCAGATCAGCCAGCACATCAATGATCCAATCGCGTCCCATGATGCAAGGTCCCCGCAAAGTATTAAGGAACAATTAACAACCTTAGCCAGATGGCAATTTCCTTTGCGGCAACGCAAAAGACGCCACCGTTTCCGGCGACGCCTTTCTTGCGAATAACAAATGGCTTTATCGTCCGCGCGACGCTTCCAATGTATCTTCAAAGGTGCGCAACCCCATCTTTGGGGCCTGCACCAGCACGGCCATATTGCCCGGCTTGTGCTCATTCCGGCGCATTTTCGTGTGCGCCTGTGGGATCGCCTCCCACTCGAAACACTCGGACATGCATGGGTCAAGGCGCTGCTCCAGCATCAGCTTATTTGCGGCACTCGCCTGCTTGAGGTGGGCAAAGTGGCTGCCCTGCAAACGCTTCTGATGCATCCACATATAACGCACGTCAAAGGTACAGTTAAAACCGGTGGTGCCCGCACAAATCACAACCATACCACCCTTTTTGCAGACCAAAGATGACACAGGGAAGGTCGCCTCGCCGGGGTGTTCAAAGACCATGTCAACGTTCACACCCTTGCCTGTGATCTCCCAGATTGCCTTGCCGAACTTGCGCGCCTCTTTGAGCCAAGTGTTGTACTCAGGCGTGTTCACTGTGGGCAACTGGCCCCAGCAGCTAAAGTCGTTGCGATTAATCACGCCTTTCGCGCCCAGCGACATTACAAACTCGCG
This window harbors:
- a CDS encoding TIGR02186 family protein; this encodes MLRLIILFAMLAMPAKAEEIVLGLSRDEVAITATFEGSEILIFGAIKRDAPVEAEGDLGVIVTVAGPDNPVTVRKKDRRLGIWVNVESVDVDIAPTFYAVATNRPLGEILSATEDLNTRISTERAIRSIGAPAENVQNFTEALIRIRSAQGLYQTLPEGVSVAEEALFRTLIPLPANLTEGEYTAEIYLTRGGQIVDLYTTTIPVKKVGLERWLYNLAHENPFLYGLMSLSIAIAAGWGASAVFSAFRR
- a CDS encoding SDR family oxidoreductase yields the protein MKSIIITGASSGIGRVTAEYFLAQGWRVGLIARRADKLAEVTHENAVLMPCDVTDEAAVDEAFAGFGHLDVLFNNAGMFGPQTTIDQIALADWKQVVDVNLTGMFLCARAAFRQMRAQTPQGGRIINNGSISAFTPREGSVCYTTTKHGVSGLTKTLSLDGRAFDIACGQIDIGNARTDLVLNLEKTRAAQGLDPLPSMAVEDVARSVFHMATLPPEANVQSMMVMATKMPHIGRG
- a CDS encoding ATP-dependent DNA helicase, whose amino-acid sequence is MNAPTITFSDDQAEAWDNIATALRQSGVDLDDHLLQPPQSDSTSVLAVIGKAGSGKTMLLAKLYHALEEAGVDVISGDWEGRKRKDRRTLAILAPTNKAASVLRNRGVPATTIHRILYTPVYDPEYEKVAEWLAGQGEKPEIEGLTEIALDRAFASYQINKSVPAALAAAGLRGSDFITGWKRREEALDIGFVDESSMLDQKQFEDLQEIFPTLLLFGDPAQLPPVQSSGGMVFETLPAPRVLTLNRIHRQDADNPILDLAHALADPQLDFYAFERMVEEASKMDERVVMAQRVEADLMARSPCLVWRNATRIRLIHAFRAAFSAPVDELLAGEPLICDGIELPLKHRKKRLDLEARGLIKGAQVIYLGPGRKPGFSRLHVMGAEDPQVSAASIVKIEQEGDEEPFIPFAARMGATFLHGAAVTIHKAQGSQWDTVQVFAPDIYAASRMGRMEAGQPLWKRLAYVAITRAETQLRWVVRNRLARPQGVLRVDDLEVPAAPLELRSEEI